A region of the Myxococcus stipitatus DSM 14675 genome:
CTCAAGTTCTTCGACCACATGCTGTCCACCTTCGCGCGCTACGCGGGGCTCGACATGACGCTCCACGCGCGGGGCGACCTCACCCACCACGTGATGGAGGACGTGGCCATCACCTTGGGCACCGCCGTGCAGCGGGTGATTCCCGCCACGGCGGCGCGCTTCGCGGAGAGGACGTTGCCGATGGACGACGCACTGGTGCAGGCCTGCCTCGATGCGGGTGGACGCTTCTTCTACGAGGGACCCCTGAAGAACCGTCTCTACGAGCACTGGATGCGCTCGTTCTGCGAGCACGCGAAGGTGACGCTGCACCTGCGCGTCCTGCGAGGGCGAGACAGCCACCACGTCACGGAGGCGGCGTTCAAGGCGCTGGGCCTCTCACTTCGGGACGCGATGGTGGACACGGGCACGGTGTTCAGCATGAAGGGCACCGTGGCCCTGGAGGTGCGCGAATGCTGACGCGACGACTCATCGTCTGTCTGGACGTGAAGGGCGGCAGGGTGGTGAAGGGCGTCCGCTTCGAGGGCCTCCGCGACATGGGCGACCCGGTGGAGCTGGCCCTGCGCTACGAGCGGGAGGGCGCGGACGAGGTGACGTTCCTCGACATCTCCGCGAGCGTCGAGGAGCGGGAGACGCTCTGGGACCTGGTGCGCCGCACCGCGGAGCGGCTGTTCATCCCGCTGACCGTCGGAGGCGGAGTGCGCACGGTGGAGGACGTCGGCCGGGCGCTGCGTGCGGGCGCGGACAAGGTGAGCATCAACTCGGCGGCGGTGGCTCGTCCCGAGCTGCTCACGGAATGCGCGGAGCGGTTCGGCGCGCAGTGTGTGGTGGCGAGCATCGACGCGCGGCGGGACGGGCCTCGCTGGCGCGTGCACACCCATGGAGGGCGGAAGTCCACGGACCTGGAGCCGGTGGCCTGGGCGCGGGAGTGTGTGGCACGAGGCGCTGGCGAGGTTCTCCTCACCAGCATCGACCAGGACGGGGCCCGCTCGGGGTATGACCTGGAGCTGACTCGCGCGGTGGCGGACGCGGTGGATGTGCCCGTGATTGCCTCCGGGGGCGCGGGTTGCGCGGAGCACGTGCGAGAGGGGCTCGTGCGAGGCGGCGCGGACGCCGCGCTGGTGGCGGGCATCCTCCACGAGGGGCTCACCACGGTGGGCGCCATCAAGTCGCTGCTCCTCGCGAGCGGCCTTCCGATTCGGAGCACGACATGACGAGTATCCAAGGACTGATGCAGGCGGCGACGGAAGTGGCGCGCAAGTCGGGCGACGTGGCGCTGGGGTTCTTCCGAGGCGGCATCGCGGTGGACACCAAGAGCGACGGCACGCCCGTCACCGTGGCGGACCGCACCGCGGAGCAGACCGCGCGCGAGTGGCTGGAGGCCCGTTTCCCAGAGGACGGAATCCTCGGCGAGGAGTTCGGGGAGACGCGGCCCGGAGCCGAGC
Encoded here:
- a CDS encoding imidazoleglycerol-phosphate dehydratase; the encoded protein is MTTVTRETKETKVRVELSLGRGTTQVDTGLKFFDHMLSTFARYAGLDMTLHARGDLTHHVMEDVAITLGTAVQRVIPATAARFAERTLPMDDALVQACLDAGGRFFYEGPLKNRLYEHWMRSFCEHAKVTLHLRVLRGRDSHHVTEAAFKALGLSLRDAMVDTGTVFSMKGTVALEVREC
- the hisF gene encoding imidazole glycerol phosphate synthase subunit HisF, giving the protein MLTRRLIVCLDVKGGRVVKGVRFEGLRDMGDPVELALRYEREGADEVTFLDISASVEERETLWDLVRRTAERLFIPLTVGGGVRTVEDVGRALRAGADKVSINSAAVARPELLTECAERFGAQCVVASIDARRDGPRWRVHTHGGRKSTDLEPVAWARECVARGAGEVLLTSIDQDGARSGYDLELTRAVADAVDVPVIASGGAGCAEHVREGLVRGGADAALVAGILHEGLTTVGAIKSLLLASGLPIRSTT